The Methylobacterium currus genome contains a region encoding:
- a CDS encoding phosphate-starvation-inducible PsiE family protein, which yields MVEPAKLEKAEEEGGRLTRLSAFVFLHTEHAIYAALGVLLALTAVMALVDAAGMTVKAISSVGAAAQLLDVVDRLLFLLMLVEILHTVRVSMRSGRLTCEPFLIVGLIASIRRVLVLTLQTAEQMHEAAWTPQKEALFRASMIELGVLAGLILVMVVSIFLLHRARDTDEPAGAE from the coding sequence ATGGTCGAGCCCGCGAAACTGGAGAAGGCCGAGGAGGAAGGCGGGCGCCTGACGCGGCTCTCCGCCTTCGTCTTCCTGCACACCGAGCACGCGATCTACGCCGCGCTCGGGGTGCTCCTGGCGCTCACCGCCGTGATGGCGCTGGTCGATGCCGCCGGCATGACGGTCAAGGCGATCTCGTCGGTGGGCGCCGCCGCGCAGCTCCTCGACGTGGTCGACCGGCTGCTGTTCCTGCTGATGCTGGTCGAGATCCTGCACACCGTGCGGGTGTCGATGCGCTCGGGGCGGCTGACCTGCGAGCCGTTCCTCATCGTCGGGCTGATCGCCTCGATCCGGCGCGTCCTCGTCCTCACCCTGCAGACCGCCGAGCAGATGCACGAAGCGGCCTGGACTCCGCAGAAGGAGGCGCTGTTCCGTGCCTCGATGATCGAGCTCGGCGTCCTCGCCGGGCTGATCCTGGTGATGGTGGTGTCGATCTTCCTGCTCCACCGCGCCCGGGACACTGACGAGCCGGCCGGGGCCGAGTAG
- a CDS encoding carotenoid 1,2-hydratase → MTVPPGGYAWWYVDGVSDDGRHGITVIAFLGSVFSPYYAWSGRKDPIDHSAVNVVLYGRPKAWAMTERRRGSVARDATSLAIGPSALHWDGTVLTIRVDEVTSPLPSRLSGTIRVRPAGITPGPFTLDAEGRHRWWPLAPSSRIEVALDRPSLRWNGHAYFDTNDGDVPLEDSFRSWTWSRSTLSHGAAILYDVLRRDGSRQNLSLRFDPDGTPRAIEPPGPAALPPTLWRLPRATRSDDGRASVVRRFEDAPFYSRSLLSARICGEAVQPVHEALDLDRFTNPLVRLMLPFRMPRTLR, encoded by the coding sequence CTGACCGTTCCGCCCGGCGGCTATGCCTGGTGGTACGTCGACGGCGTCAGCGACGACGGGCGGCACGGGATCACGGTCATCGCGTTCCTCGGCAGCGTGTTCTCGCCCTACTACGCCTGGAGCGGGCGCAAGGACCCGATCGACCACTCGGCCGTCAACGTGGTGCTCTATGGCCGGCCCAAGGCCTGGGCGATGACCGAGCGCCGCCGCGGCAGCGTCGCCCGCGACGCGACCTCCCTCGCCATCGGGCCGAGCGCGCTGCACTGGGACGGCACCGTGCTGACCATCCGGGTCGACGAGGTGACGAGCCCCCTGCCCTCGCGGCTCTCCGGCACCATCCGGGTGCGGCCGGCCGGGATCACACCCGGCCCCTTCACCCTCGACGCGGAGGGGCGCCACCGCTGGTGGCCGCTCGCGCCCTCCTCGCGGATCGAGGTGGCGCTCGACCGGCCGTCCCTGCGCTGGAACGGCCACGCCTATTTCGACACCAACGACGGCGACGTGCCGCTCGAGGACTCGTTCCGGAGCTGGACCTGGTCGCGCTCGACGCTCTCGCACGGCGCGGCGATCCTCTACGACGTGCTCCGCCGCGACGGCAGCCGCCAGAATTTGTCCCTGCGCTTCGACCCGGACGGCACGCCGCGCGCGATCGAGCCGCCCGGTCCGGCCGCCCTGCCGCCGACGCTCTGGCGCCTGCCCCGGGCCACCCGCAGCGACGACGGTCGAGCCTCGGTGGTGCGCCGGTTCGAGGACGCGCCGTTCTATTCCCGCTCGCTGCTCTCGGCGCGGATCTGCGGCGAGGCGGTGCAGCCGGTCCACGAGGCCCTCGACCTCGACCGGTTCACGAACCCGCTGGTGCGCCTGATGCTGCCGTTCCGCATGCCCAGGACGCTGCGTTGA